From Psychrobium sp. MM17-31, the proteins below share one genomic window:
- a CDS encoding MFS transporter, producing the protein MIMNKPRLSFWQIWNLSFGFLGVQIGFALQNANISRVLSDLGADLYSLSYMWLLAPIMGIIIQPLVGAKSDRTWNRFGRRAPFILGGSLTAGVAMLLMPQAPLFVTVVAPMIFGLVMLAIMDAAFNAAFQPFRALVADMVPEEQRNQGYAIQSLLINIGAVVGSILPFVLTNVLMMSNESNLGEVAETVAWSFYIGAAIMVGSVAWTVFKTREYDPQSYSAMNNIEVSPEPSEKLPLAQRLRDFFSLVSSMPKTMKQLALVQFFSWLPMFLMWVYIFAAVTQTAWGIDPIWFDPDHIKSVGEVPAEITKARGEAGDWIGILYAAMYVSATFYSAIMGKLANTFGRKPIYALGLFIGGVGFISLGLFNDPTAVELNLLITQVVVPQGAVDMLVPMFGVGIAWATLLAMPYTMLSSALPAERTGIYMGIFNFTVAGPQIVCGFLAGPILLYWFNNHAISMMWMAGGSLILGALSVFLVRAKVEQLQ; encoded by the coding sequence ATAATAATGAATAAACCGCGATTGAGTTTTTGGCAAATTTGGAATTTGAGTTTTGGCTTTTTGGGCGTGCAAATAGGCTTTGCACTGCAAAACGCTAACATTAGTCGGGTGCTCTCCGATTTAGGTGCAGATCTCTATTCATTGTCTTACATGTGGCTGCTGGCTCCGATCATGGGCATTATTATTCAGCCGCTAGTTGGCGCTAAATCTGACAGAACGTGGAATCGTTTTGGCCGCCGCGCACCATTCATTCTAGGTGGCTCACTCACCGCTGGTGTGGCGATGTTACTGATGCCGCAAGCGCCGTTATTTGTCACCGTTGTAGCGCCAATGATTTTCGGACTAGTGATGCTAGCGATTATGGACGCTGCATTTAACGCCGCGTTTCAGCCATTTAGGGCGCTGGTAGCTGATATGGTGCCAGAAGAGCAGCGCAATCAAGGTTATGCTATTCAATCACTACTTATTAATATTGGTGCAGTCGTCGGCTCAATCCTTCCATTCGTGTTGACTAACGTGTTGATGATGAGCAATGAGTCGAATTTAGGTGAAGTTGCCGAAACTGTCGCGTGGTCATTCTATATTGGCGCAGCCATTATGGTTGGCTCGGTGGCTTGGACGGTATTTAAAACCCGCGAGTACGACCCACAATCCTATAGCGCGATGAATAACATCGAAGTATCGCCAGAACCAAGTGAAAAACTACCGCTAGCACAGCGGTTACGTGACTTTTTCAGCCTAGTATCGTCAATGCCAAAGACCATGAAGCAATTGGCATTGGTACAGTTTTTCTCTTGGCTGCCGATGTTTTTAATGTGGGTTTATATTTTCGCAGCTGTGACGCAAACGGCGTGGGGCATCGATCCGATATGGTTCGATCCTGACCACATTAAATCGGTGGGTGAAGTGCCCGCGGAAATCACAAAAGCGCGCGGTGAAGCAGGGGACTGGATTGGCATCTTATACGCGGCGATGTATGTGTCTGCTACTTTCTATTCTGCCATCATGGGCAAGCTCGCCAATACCTTTGGCCGCAAACCGATATACGCACTGGGGCTATTTATTGGTGGCGTTGGTTTTATTTCACTCGGACTATTTAACGATCCAACGGCAGTGGAGCTTAACTTACTCATTACCCAAGTTGTGGTGCCACAAGGCGCAGTCGATATGTTAGTGCCGATGTTTGGTGTCGGTATTGCGTGGGCAACGCTACTGGCGATGCCATATACCATGCTATCAAGCGCATTGCCTGCCGAGCGCACGGGTATTTACATGGGGATCTTTAACTTTACTGTTGCTGGTCCGCAAATTGTCTGTGGCTTTCTCGCCGGACCTATTTTACTCTACTGGTTTAACAACCACGCCATCAGCATGATGTGGATGGCAGGCGGTTCACTAATCTTAGGTGCATTGTCGGTGTTTTTGGTGCGCGCTAAGGTTGAGCAATTACAGTAA
- a CDS encoding AAA family ATPase, whose protein sequence is MKRVLIFGNSGSGKSTLAKKLAAENQLAHLDLDTVAWQATTPVTRMPIEESKALLDDFTAENDNWVIEGCYADLLELLTPVASEMIFMNLPVEACIANAKARPWEPHKYESKAAQDANLDMLIDWIAQYTKRDDTFSQRAHQQLFDSFTGVKRLITCNS, encoded by the coding sequence ATGAAACGAGTCCTAATTTTTGGAAACTCAGGCTCAGGAAAATCAACCTTGGCCAAAAAGCTAGCAGCGGAAAACCAGCTAGCTCATCTAGATTTAGACACAGTTGCATGGCAGGCTACTACGCCTGTCACTCGTATGCCGATTGAAGAATCGAAAGCCTTATTGGATGACTTCACTGCGGAGAATGATAACTGGGTTATTGAAGGTTGTTACGCTGACTTGTTGGAGTTGCTGACGCCTGTCGCTAGTGAAATGATTTTTATGAACTTGCCCGTTGAAGCCTGTATCGCTAATGCCAAAGCTAGACCATGGGAGCCTCATAAGTACGAAAGCAAAGCCGCGCAAGATGCTAATCTTGATATGTTAATTGACTGGATAGCGCAATACACAAAGCGCGACGACACTTTTTCACAACGCGCTCACCAGCAATTATTTGATAGTTTTACTGGCGTAAAACGATTAATCACCTGTAATAGTTAA
- a CDS encoding alpha/beta hydrolase has protein sequence MATSNDIETTPEQLATLTAVAQGLTTVDHPTPVLETPQDYGLTYCDVKFKAQDGVELAAWLIPCADSDKLIICNHPATFNRYGFPGHQEPWSDFQDVQVTFGKVYKALHEAGYNVLTYDFRNHGESESAPDNNWGQGFGDEYKDVLAAFDYVKSQDTLKDMTIGLFNPCAGGNAAMHAMTKNPEYFTDVKALVCAQPASINIMSNITLAGMGLSEHKAAFAQEIEKASGFDIDKMTPHLFAPNVKIPTFLLQNKDDVWTVPDDVQTTFDLLPVADKKLHWIEDGNPKRFIGYNYFGEHPAEMIEWFDRFMKA, from the coding sequence ATGGCAACAAGTAATGATATTGAAACGACACCTGAGCAATTAGCAACATTAACTGCCGTAGCCCAAGGGTTAACGACAGTGGATCATCCAACTCCAGTTTTAGAAACGCCACAAGATTACGGTTTGACCTATTGCGATGTGAAGTTTAAAGCGCAAGACGGTGTTGAATTAGCTGCTTGGTTAATTCCATGTGCCGATTCCGATAAGCTGATCATCTGTAATCATCCTGCAACGTTTAATCGCTACGGGTTTCCTGGGCATCAAGAACCATGGAGTGATTTTCAAGATGTACAAGTAACTTTCGGTAAGGTTTATAAAGCGTTGCATGAAGCTGGTTACAATGTTCTCACTTACGATTTTCGTAACCACGGTGAAAGTGAATCAGCACCAGATAATAACTGGGGGCAGGGTTTTGGTGATGAATACAAAGATGTGCTAGCAGCATTTGATTATGTGAAATCACAAGACACCTTAAAAGACATGACCATTGGTTTGTTTAACCCATGTGCTGGTGGCAATGCAGCGATGCATGCAATGACTAAAAATCCAGAGTATTTTACCGATGTTAAAGCCTTAGTTTGCGCGCAACCTGCTTCTATTAATATTATGTCGAACATAACATTAGCTGGTATGGGGTTAAGTGAACACAAAGCTGCTTTTGCCCAAGAAATTGAAAAAGCGTCGGGGTTTGATATCGATAAGATGACACCACATTTGTTTGCACCTAATGTCAAGATTCCAACTTTCTTATTGCAAAATAAAGATGATGTCTGGACAGTTCCGGATGATGTACAGACTACTTTTGATCTATTGCCTGTAGCTGATAAAAAATTACATTGGATTGAAGATGGAAATCCTAAACGTTTCATTGGTTATAACTATTTTGGCGAACATCCAGCTGAGATGATCGAGTGGTTTGACCGCTTTATGAAAGCGTAA